A stretch of Candidatus Atribacteria bacterium DNA encodes these proteins:
- a CDS encoding ROK family transcriptional regulator, translating to MEIRNINKGLILRTIEKNGPISRADVGKIIGLTPPTISAIVKDLMERDIVQEIGKGDSSGGKKPILLKINSKTAYMIAVDLGGENGIRVALMDLSYHIIKEKFGPKMESLNGQKLKKSLSFLLKDFIKEINISQEKILGIGIGLPGIIDSKLKKVTGTPYLNWEMSLDDLTLEEIGIPVALENDVNLMALGEKTKGVAQKINNFVFVGERTGIGAGIIINRKLYKGANNAAGEAGYLFIDPKYASKSIRDYGCLEKLASYKVIVEKARKKLGKNIKVIEIFKMAAQGDGIALNIVQETLKYLAYGIANISCVLDPELVIIGGGISILPARFLEEMKMNIRKIIPFVPKLEFSKLGEDGVLIGAAVMVLEPLKKKGLIVINK from the coding sequence GTGGAAATAAGGAATATAAATAAAGGTTTGATATTAAGAACGATTGAGAAAAATGGTCCTATTTCAAGAGCAGATGTTGGTAAAATAATAGGTTTAACCCCTCCCACCATCTCTGCCATTGTTAAGGATTTAATGGAGAGAGATATCGTTCAGGAAATTGGGAAAGGAGATTCTTCAGGAGGAAAGAAACCAATATTATTAAAAATAAATTCAAAAACAGCTTATATGATTGCAGTTGACTTGGGAGGAGAAAATGGTATCAGAGTAGCCTTGATGGATTTATCTTACCATATTATTAAAGAGAAGTTTGGTCCCAAGATGGAATCTTTAAATGGCCAAAAATTAAAAAAATCTCTGAGTTTTTTATTAAAAGATTTTATAAAAGAAATAAATATTTCTCAAGAAAAAATATTAGGGATAGGTATTGGCCTACCGGGAATTATTGATAGTAAATTAAAAAAAGTGACTGGTACTCCTTATTTAAACTGGGAAATGTCTTTGGATGATTTAACCTTAGAAGAAATTGGAATACCCGTTGCTCTTGAGAACGATGTGAATCTGATGGCCTTAGGCGAGAAGACCAAGGGGGTAGCCCAAAAGATTAACAACTTTGTCTTTGTGGGAGAAAGAACCGGAATAGGTGCCGGCATTATCATTAATAGGAAACTTTATAAAGGGGCTAATAACGCTGCTGGTGAGGCAGGATATCTATTTATTGATCCCAAATACGCCTCGAAGAGCATTAGAGATTATGGCTGTTTGGAAAAATTAGCCAGTTATAAAGTTATTGTAGAAAAAGCAAGAAAAAAATTGGGCAAGAATATCAAGGTTATAGAAATATTTAAAATGGCTGCCCAGGGTGACGGCATTGCTCTTAATATTGTACAAGAAACTCTAAAATATCTTGCTTACGGTATTGCAAACATATCCTGTGTACTTGATCCGGAATTAGTAATCATCGGAGGAGGAATTTCAATTTTACCAGCAAGATTTTTAGAAGAAATGAAGATGAATATCAGAAAAATAATCCCTTTTGTTCCCAAGTTGGAATTTTCTAAATTAGGTGAAGACGGCGTTTTAATTGGAGCAGCAGTCATGGTGCTTGAGCCTTTAAAAAAGAAAGGATTGATAGTAATTAATAAATAA